The Flammeovirga yaeyamensis genome segment GATGCAAGTAACCTAGATACGGATATAAAATACTTAAAGCAAAAAGTTGATTTAGGTGCTGAGTACATCGTTACTCAGATGTTCTTTGATAACCAAAAGTACTTCGATTTTGTCAAAAGGTGTCGTGAGGCTGGTATTACAGTCCCTATTATTCCAGGTCTGAAACCATTGACTACAAAAAGACAGTTAACACTTTTACCTAATATCTTTAAGTTAGATTTCCCTCAGGAACTAATTAAAGAAGCTGAGAAGTGTAAAGACAATAAAGCGATTAAGCAATTGGGTATTGAATTCGGTATTCAGCAAGCCAAAGAACTAATGGAATTTGGTGTACCTAGTATGCATTATTATTCTATGGGTAGATCTACTTCTGTAAAAGATATTGCAGAAGCTATATTCTAGAATATCAAAATATCATTATATTTCAGCAATCATTCCATAAAGGGGTGATTGCTTTTTTTATGACTTGGATTGGCATACTTCTATTCATTATACTGATTTACTTTCATTGGAAATCGGAATTCACAAGTAAATCGGCTTTTCGTAAATTATATTTTCCATTTTTACTGACTAAACTCTTATTAGGTAGTATGGTCGGTATTATTTATACCTATTATTATCAAGGGGGAGATACGTTTGCTTTGTTCAATGACGCCAAATTTCTTTCTGAATTAGCAATAAACCAGCCCTCGGAGTATATCAATTATATTTTTAGTAGACCCTACCACTACCCTGAACATATACAAAGTCAACTTTTAAAAAGTAATGCCTCTACTTCTATCTTTTGTATTCTGCTCAGTTTGATAAACATTTTCACCAATAATAATTATTGGATTAGTGGTTTATTCTTCAGTACTTTTTCGTTTATGGGAATATGGTTTTATATAAATACCCTTAAAAAGTATAACCCAAAATTACATTTTAGTTTAATTCTTCCCTTTATCGTTCTTCCATCGTTTGCTTTTTGGAGCAGCGGTATTATAAAAGAATCCATTTGTATGGGTATTTGTTTTTCAATTGCAGGATTTTGGGTGAAAACTGAAAAAGAAAAAAGAATCAATTGGCCTCTACTTTTTATTCACTTACTTTTTGCCTTTTTATTATTGCAAATCAAGTTTTATTATTTCTTATATCTATTCTTGATGCTAAGTGTAAATCAATTTATGTTTAGAAATAATGCTTCAAATAGAAAAGTGAACATAAAAACATATTTTGCTTTTACTGTTCTTATCATTTTAATACTACTACTATTACCTAAAATTCATTATCATTTTGATTATCAGAGACTCTTAACGACGTTAGAAACAAATTACATTAAATTATATAGTACTTCTAAAGACGGTACTGCTATTGAACTTCCTTATTTTGATGGCAGTTTAAGTGGTTTTATCATCTCCTTTCCTTTTGCATTAATAGGTGCTTTTGAATTAAGTAATTGGAATTCATCAAAAACACTATTTCAATGGTATTCTTTGATAGAAAATTTGATTGTTTTGATCGTTTTTAGTTTTGCTGTCTTCCAATTCACAAAAATTGAAAACATAAAAAAACGCCCCTTTTTAATAGGAGCGTTGGTATTTTCAATTTTATGTACTCTTCTCTTTATAGGTATTATGGGTATTGCTAGTCCTAATCTTGGATCTTTAAGTCGATACAAAATTTTATTTTTAAGTACACTAACACATATATCACTTATAATACTAGAACAAAGAAGAAAAGTTGATTAAACATAAAGTTGCTCATCTAAATATATTTCGGCCATCATGCAACGGCTACCACCTCCACAAACTATTTCAATAGTATCTAATGAGGAATGAAGAAGTTTTACATATTTAGACATTGTTTCTTTTTGTTGATCAGTAAAGGCATTAAACGCCTTTGTTGACATCGTTAATGTTTTTTCTCCTTTTAAATTAGTTACTTCCAGTACATTACAGGTAAAACCTTTTAACTGTTCGTAGGTTACATCAATTATTTCTTTCTCTAAACTTCTGAATTTTTCAAAAAGTAGTTCTTTTTCTTTTTGATCTGGGATAGATTCACCGCAAATCACCACAAAGTCTGATGCAATCGACAACATCACATTGGTATGATAAATTGGAGTACCTTCTTCGTCAACCGAATCGAATAATATTGGTTCATAACCCAAATTTTCCATATGATCACCGAATAAAGCTTCATCTGTCCTATGAGAACGACAAGCAAAAGCTACTTTATTCACCCTATCGAAAATAATACTCCCAGTTCCTTCTAGAAAAATATCATTTTCTTCATTTTTTGATAAATCAACCACCTCAGAAACATGAAAGCACATTTCTAACATTTCGATCACATCAGTTCTTCGCTCTAGTCTTCTATTTAGAGGTTTCATTGGATAAAGACAGATTCTCCCGTCTTTATGAGTTGTAAACCA includes the following:
- the ctlX gene encoding citrulline utilization hydrolase CtlX; this encodes MHYKHNSSNHILMVRPASFGFNKDTAVDNKFQNFDEIKNLDNLEEKALSEFDNYVNYLRENDLDVVVVDDTPDPYTPDALFPNNWFTTHKDGRICLYPMKPLNRRLERRTDVIEMLEMCFHVSEVVDLSKNEENDIFLEGTGSIIFDRVNKVAFACRSHRTDEALFGDHMENLGYEPILFDSVDEEGTPIYHTNVMLSIASDFVVICGESIPDQKEKELLFEKFRSLEKEIIDVTYEQLKGFTCNVLEVTNLKGEKTLTMSTKAFNAFTDQQKETMSKYVKLLHSSLDTIEIVCGGGSRCMMAEIYLDEQLYV